The following proteins are co-located in the Dyadobacter chenwenxiniae genome:
- a CDS encoding SusC/RagA family TonB-linked outer membrane protein, with translation MKNTDTNQWMFRMRNLRNALVLIPALSSPMLATANMNVAPGTVANIKLDKTLKGRVTDKDNNEGLPGVNVVLKGTSTGTTTDGSGNYTLSIPDAGGTLVFSFVGYVGQEVAVGNQSTIDLAMQSDSKALSEVVVIGYGTAKKSDLTGSVGSVKEEQLRERPAPSLNQALQGKISGVQVNVNSGRPGGRSNVRIRGFSSINSSNNPLYVVDGVMLPQGNQNQQSQAIDFINPNDIVSVEVLKDASSTAIYGARGANGVIMITTRRGKSGEGVITYGLDLSVPTAGPKRAKVLNAKEYMAVEDLSYRNMEKFDPAGWAAGKYKTHDPLVRRAQLAAAHPDVFTKNADGTFSPNYDTDWFKESTQSRVSQNHQLGFSGGNNKTTYSLSLNYRDDQGLIKTSYLKRYSTRFSLDDQVKKWLRIGGTLSYNNQAENLVDINDAVPRQMVEDFPFMPVKYPDGTYANNRDYPGAEGAFSSVHRLNGRKYNLKTQTTLGSFYGNVTLAKGLEFRSVLGVNIIDQEVNQSQTRSLTPNELGTARKETRKELFWSWENLLTYNKTFGIHSLNFLAGISWQETNISTTGVGSQNFSTDYFGFDNIGAGSVLPSSNPYVSGAQRYAFNSYFGRVNYTLLEKYLFTVTGRADGSSKFGDNHKFAFFPSAAFAWKVSDEEFLKGNTLISNLKLRTSYGLTGNSEIPPYSSLPLLRSNYAAVYSDTRISGTGINRLENKDLKWEKTAQTDAGLEISFLKGRISFEADYYYRKTTDMLLDAPVPRTSGYATIRKNIGSMENKGFEFALNTVNIESANFSWNTNFNISFNRNKVLSLATPSDIFGVGGPSITNQTSIIRIGEPVGAFWGLTRLGTWSEAERDEAAKFTSYRGNLKMLPGDVKYLDVNKDNAITDADRMIIGNGSPKGWGTLSNSLRLGNFDMTLDLQFSYGNDLMDMNLHASEDRQALANSYATVLDAWTPENQNTMIAQVRDTKAGYVTNVDTRWIFDGSFLRGRNLLLGYNFPSELASKLKMSRLRLYVSAQNFFLLSKYPHGDPEQTPIRGGDTDNVFSQGMIWHSYPRPTTYMGGIQVSF, from the coding sequence ATGAAAAATACCGATACCAACCAATGGATGTTTCGGATGAGGAATCTTCGAAATGCCCTTGTTCTGATCCCGGCTCTCTCGAGCCCTATGCTGGCAACCGCCAACATGAACGTTGCCCCAGGGACCGTAGCAAACATCAAGCTTGACAAGACATTAAAAGGAAGAGTAACCGATAAAGACAATAACGAAGGCCTTCCTGGCGTAAACGTGGTTCTCAAAGGAACAAGCACAGGAACTACCACGGACGGATCAGGAAATTATACACTTTCTATTCCCGATGCCGGCGGCACACTGGTTTTCAGCTTTGTAGGATATGTTGGACAGGAAGTGGCAGTAGGCAACCAAAGCACTATTGACCTGGCTATGCAGTCTGATTCCAAAGCACTCAGCGAGGTTGTCGTAATCGGGTACGGTACCGCAAAGAAATCGGATTTAACAGGTTCTGTTGGTTCGGTTAAAGAAGAGCAGTTGAGAGAAAGACCAGCTCCTTCACTGAACCAGGCACTGCAGGGCAAAATTTCGGGTGTACAGGTGAACGTGAACTCAGGTCGTCCGGGCGGTCGTTCCAATGTTCGTATCCGTGGTTTCAGTTCTATCAACTCTTCTAACAACCCATTGTACGTTGTGGACGGAGTAATGTTGCCACAAGGTAACCAAAACCAGCAAAGCCAGGCGATCGACTTTATTAACCCGAATGATATTGTATCTGTTGAGGTTTTGAAAGATGCGTCTTCAACTGCTATTTATGGAGCAAGAGGTGCGAATGGTGTGATTATGATCACCACCAGAAGAGGCAAGTCCGGCGAAGGTGTTATCACTTACGGTTTGGACCTGAGCGTGCCAACGGCAGGACCCAAAAGAGCCAAGGTGCTGAACGCCAAAGAATACATGGCGGTAGAAGATCTGTCTTACAGAAATATGGAGAAGTTTGACCCTGCGGGCTGGGCTGCCGGCAAATACAAGACGCACGATCCGCTTGTGCGCCGTGCACAGTTGGCTGCTGCTCACCCGGACGTTTTCACCAAGAATGCTGACGGAACATTCTCTCCAAATTATGACACCGACTGGTTTAAAGAGTCAACACAAAGCCGTGTTTCTCAGAACCACCAGCTTGGTTTCAGCGGTGGTAACAACAAAACGACTTACTCGTTGTCACTCAACTACCGCGATGATCAGGGTTTGATCAAAACATCTTATTTGAAACGCTATTCAACACGTTTCAGCTTGGATGACCAGGTTAAAAAATGGTTGCGCATCGGTGGAACATTGAGCTACAACAACCAGGCTGAAAACCTTGTCGATATTAACGACGCTGTTCCCCGCCAGATGGTGGAGGACTTCCCTTTCATGCCGGTTAAATATCCAGACGGAACGTATGCCAACAACCGCGATTATCCGGGTGCAGAAGGTGCTTTCAGCTCGGTACACCGCTTGAACGGACGTAAATACAATCTGAAGACGCAAACAACATTGGGTAGCTTTTACGGAAATGTTACCCTGGCAAAAGGTCTGGAATTCCGCTCAGTATTGGGTGTGAATATTATCGATCAGGAAGTGAACCAGTCTCAAACGCGTTCATTGACGCCTAACGAACTGGGAACAGCCAGAAAAGAAACCAGAAAAGAGCTTTTCTGGTCATGGGAAAACTTGTTGACCTATAACAAAACGTTTGGAATCCATTCCCTTAATTTTCTGGCCGGTATATCCTGGCAGGAAACCAATATCAGCACAACAGGTGTAGGTTCGCAAAACTTCTCGACCGATTACTTTGGCTTTGATAATATTGGCGCGGGTTCTGTACTGCCATCTTCAAACCCTTACGTTTCAGGTGCGCAGCGTTATGCGTTTAACTCTTATTTCGGCCGTGTGAACTACACATTGCTTGAGAAATATTTGTTCACCGTTACAGGTCGTGCGGATGGTTCTTCCAAATTCGGGGATAACCACAAATTTGCATTCTTCCCTTCGGCTGCATTTGCATGGAAAGTATCTGATGAAGAATTCCTGAAAGGCAATACATTGATTTCTAACTTGAAACTGCGTACCAGCTATGGTTTGACAGGTAACTCTGAAATTCCGCCATATTCGTCGCTGCCATTGTTGAGATCCAACTATGCAGCGGTTTACAGTGATACGCGTATCAGCGGAACAGGTATCAACAGATTGGAAAATAAGGATTTGAAATGGGAAAAAACAGCTCAAACCGACGCTGGTCTGGAAATTAGCTTCCTGAAAGGAAGAATCTCGTTCGAAGCTGATTACTACTATCGTAAAACCACCGACATGCTTTTGGATGCACCCGTTCCACGTACAAGCGGTTACGCGACCATTAGAAAGAACATCGGTTCTATGGAGAACAAAGGATTTGAGTTTGCTTTGAACACAGTGAACATTGAGAGCGCTAATTTCTCATGGAACACTAACTTTAATATCTCTTTCAACAGAAATAAAGTATTGTCGCTGGCAACGCCTTCGGATATCTTCGGAGTGGGCGGTCCTTCTATTACAAACCAAACCAGCATTATCCGTATCGGAGAGCCTGTGGGTGCGTTCTGGGGACTTACACGTCTTGGAACTTGGAGCGAAGCTGAAAGAGACGAAGCTGCCAAATTCACCAGCTACCGTGGTAACCTGAAAATGCTTCCTGGTGACGTGAAATATCTTGATGTAAACAAGGACAATGCAATCACTGACGCGGACCGTATGATCATTGGTAATGGTAGCCCAAAAGGCTGGGGAACACTTTCCAACTCTTTGCGTTTAGGAAACTTCGACATGACGCTTGACCTGCAATTCTCGTACGGAAACGACTTGATGGACATGAACCTGCACGCCAGCGAAGACCGTCAGGCGCTAGCTAACAGCTACGCAACCGTATTGGATGCATGGACACCGGAAAATCAGAATACTATGATTGCGCAGGTTCGTGATACAAAAGCTGGTTATGTTACCAACGTGGATACACGCTGGATCTTCGATGGTTCATTCCTTCGCGGCCGTAACTTGTTGTTGGGTTATAACTTCCCGTCTGAACTTGCAAGCAAGCTGAAAATGAGCAGATTGAGACTATATGTGTCAGCTCAGAACTTCTTCCTGCTTAGCAAATACCCACATGGCGACCCAGAGCAAACACCGATCCGTGGTGGAGATACAGACAACGTTTTCTCACAAGGTATGATCTGGCACAGCTATCCCCGGCCAACCACTTACATGGGCGGTATCCAGGTATCATTCTAA
- a CDS encoding RagB/SusD family nutrient uptake outer membrane protein produces the protein MKLHKITISKLLLFGAILLGPTSCSDFLDEQDPSNLQPDVFYTLPDHAEAAVAATYAETRFYGESAGIFSANWQMLEAVTGTATTETGQNSDLNNLYALIYDGNTGHIANFWNGLYRVIANANLAIEKIPGITFPAANEAQKTRLIGEAKFLRAWAYFYVVRLWGDAPLITLPQVVESDDFFPSKSSQEEIYTQIVADLADAEAAGLADFNTNGRVSKIAVKSLLSKVYLTMAGFPLSKGASHYKLAADKALEVITFSKANPSTLNLFPTYRELHQENLKNRVEHIFQIQYNTVVAGFPLNDFFPNFKAVTYAGPSGTGSTVPTLSFYNSYEKGDLRTKDQEGWFYTSYYENGTGAKFELGAPYVFKYFNIAALGGPGITPTRLNNLNVNQIRYAEVLLIYAEAQNEVGGVNKEAYDAYKRIRDRAELKTPAQGTFTAATFREAVWRERWYEFAYEGITWFDMVRLRKVFNETTKGFDNFIGHRNLNVSGGAPLLEKHLLFPIPLQEMRNSPNLKPQNPGYDG, from the coding sequence ATGAAACTACATAAAATAACGATTTCCAAACTTTTGCTCTTCGGGGCAATCCTACTGGGCCCGACAAGCTGCTCCGACTTCCTCGACGAGCAGGACCCATCCAACCTTCAACCGGATGTGTTCTATACACTTCCTGATCACGCCGAGGCTGCGGTTGCTGCAACTTATGCAGAGACGCGTTTTTATGGTGAAAGTGCTGGTATTTTCTCTGCCAACTGGCAAATGCTGGAAGCGGTTACGGGAACGGCTACAACTGAAACCGGCCAGAATTCGGATTTGAATAACCTGTATGCGCTTATTTACGATGGTAATACAGGCCACATTGCCAACTTCTGGAACGGACTTTACCGCGTGATCGCGAATGCTAACCTGGCTATTGAAAAGATCCCGGGTATTACTTTCCCGGCTGCAAATGAAGCGCAAAAAACAAGACTGATCGGAGAAGCGAAATTTCTTCGTGCCTGGGCTTACTTCTACGTGGTAAGGCTATGGGGCGATGCTCCGCTGATCACTTTGCCGCAAGTTGTTGAATCGGATGACTTCTTCCCTTCAAAATCATCTCAGGAGGAAATTTACACCCAGATCGTAGCAGACCTTGCAGATGCTGAGGCTGCCGGATTAGCCGATTTCAATACAAACGGACGCGTTTCAAAAATAGCAGTTAAGTCCCTTCTGTCGAAGGTTTATCTGACTATGGCGGGCTTTCCATTGAGCAAAGGAGCTTCGCATTACAAGCTGGCGGCAGACAAAGCATTGGAAGTGATCACCTTTTCAAAAGCGAATCCTTCAACGCTGAACCTGTTCCCTACTTACAGGGAATTGCACCAGGAAAACCTGAAAAACAGGGTTGAGCATATTTTCCAGATCCAGTACAACACAGTAGTTGCTGGTTTCCCGTTGAACGACTTCTTCCCGAACTTCAAAGCTGTAACCTATGCAGGTCCCAGCGGAACAGGAAGTACAGTGCCTACCCTATCGTTCTACAATTCTTATGAAAAAGGCGACCTTCGTACCAAGGATCAGGAAGGATGGTTTTATACCTCATACTATGAGAACGGTACAGGTGCTAAATTTGAACTTGGTGCTCCCTACGTATTTAAGTATTTCAACATTGCTGCGCTGGGTGGCCCAGGCATAACGCCAACAAGGCTTAACAACCTGAATGTTAACCAGATCCGTTACGCAGAAGTACTTTTGATTTATGCAGAAGCACAGAACGAAGTGGGTGGTGTGAATAAAGAAGCTTATGATGCATACAAGCGCATCCGTGACCGTGCAGAATTGAAAACACCTGCTCAGGGCACATTTACAGCTGCTACTTTCCGCGAAGCAGTTTGGCGTGAACGCTGGTATGAATTCGCTTACGAAGGAATCACCTGGTTTGACATGGTTCGCCTGCGCAAAGTGTTCAACGAAACAACAAAAGGTTTTGACAACTTTATAGGTCACCGCAACCTGAATGTTTCTGGCGGCGCTCCTTTGTTGGAAAAACATTTGTTGTTCCCAATTCCACTTCAAGAAATGAGAAACAGCCCTAACCTGAAACCACAAAACCCAGGTTACGACGGATAA
- a CDS encoding Gfo/Idh/MocA family protein — protein sequence MSSFENGSPLRVLVVGCGNMGASHAFAYHSLDGFEICGIVSTGKSKEVLNEKLGGGYALFSDYETALKETKPDAVCISTYPDTHEDFAIKALEYGAHVFIEKPLADSVEGAKRVVEAAKTAGKKVVVGYILRVHPSWERFVAEAQNLGKPLVMRMNLNQQSHGYMWGVHRNLMKSLSPIVDCGVHYIDVMCQMTRSKPLRVNAIGARLTEDIPAGNYNYGQLQIWFEDGSVGWYEAGWGPMISETAFFVKDVIGPKGSVSIVAKDAGGSGKSSSVEAHTKTESIRVHHADLNDKDEFVREDSWINLEDEPDHQELCNREQRYFLNAIRKDFDLTDHLQDAVTSLQIAFACDESVKTGRTVDLA from the coding sequence ATGTCATCTTTTGAAAATGGAAGTCCACTTCGCGTACTCGTAGTCGGTTGTGGCAACATGGGCGCTTCCCACGCATTTGCATATCATTCGCTGGACGGTTTTGAGATCTGCGGGATCGTTTCAACCGGCAAAAGCAAAGAAGTTCTGAATGAAAAACTGGGCGGCGGTTATGCCCTTTTCAGCGATTACGAAACTGCTTTAAAGGAAACCAAACCGGATGCTGTCTGCATTTCCACTTACCCGGACACGCATGAGGACTTTGCTATAAAGGCACTGGAATACGGCGCGCACGTTTTCATTGAAAAACCGCTTGCTGACTCGGTTGAAGGTGCTAAGCGCGTTGTGGAAGCTGCAAAAACGGCTGGTAAGAAAGTGGTTGTCGGCTACATTCTTCGCGTACATCCATCTTGGGAGCGTTTCGTAGCCGAAGCGCAGAACCTGGGCAAGCCGCTGGTAATGCGCATGAACCTGAACCAGCAAAGCCACGGCTATATGTGGGGCGTACACCGGAACCTGATGAAAAGCCTGAGTCCTATTGTGGACTGTGGCGTGCATTACATAGATGTAATGTGTCAGATGACGCGCTCGAAACCATTGCGTGTGAATGCGATTGGGGCTCGCTTGACGGAAGACATTCCAGCTGGCAATTACAATTATGGTCAGCTTCAAATTTGGTTTGAAGATGGTTCCGTGGGCTGGTATGAAGCAGGCTGGGGACCGATGATCAGCGAAACTGCATTCTTTGTGAAAGATGTGATCGGGCCGAAAGGAAGTGTTTCTATCGTTGCGAAAGATGCGGGCGGCAGTGGAAAATCTTCTTCTGTGGAAGCACATACAAAAACAGAGTCCATTCGCGTACACCATGCGGATTTGAATGATAAGGATGAATTTGTAAGGGAAGATTCCTGGATCAATCTTGAAGACGAGCCCGATCACCAGGAGCTTTGTAATCGTGAACAACGTTATTTCCTGAATGCGATCCGTAAAGATTTCGACCTGACAGACCACTTGCAGGACGCTGTTACGAGCTTGCAGATTGCATTCGCATGTGACGAATCTGTAAAAACAGGACGCACCGTAGATCTGGCTTAA
- a CDS encoding DUF3857 domain-containing protein — protein sequence MDRAAVEMTAFQGDSSAAAVYLYDFGEVSYRYDDIRGLVMVMESWIRIKILKESALDRASIAINTYEGSGPENQEMLDDIQGYTYNIENGQVVRTAMDRKSIKREKATGKYYAYKFNLANARKGSVIEYSYRRTTPLTVRDKPAPWSFQASVPSKWSEFRITIPFFLEYKTTMSGYLPLYISEQEPTDVHFSLSKLNGRGVAYRFVVKDAPAFVNEPFITTESDYLSKVNFELSVIQVPGEISKHFSNTWDNVEKTLNEASWFGVELRKSSFLKAKRDEIIQTAKTPEEKMELAYRHLQSHMKWDGSSYLGSRDGVKKAYENKAGNATEVNLILTSLLRELDLNADPVILSTRSNGRFLKEIPLLESCNYVVSHVEIAGKEYFLDATQPYAKLGLLPEHALNGYGRLVPKKGAGRFLDIKPLDAQTRLEMVNANILPEDGSIKGSYSISYAGYEALRWRDKYVKEPDDIYHEALKKRSPEWKISNIAVKNRNEDLKTAVNVACDFEFEDENASPDLFYFNPIMAGRWESNPLKSKERIYPLDFTSGMSESFIGNYKLPAGYVLEEMPKAEMVTLPEKAGKFVYQVRQAGDMIQVSSVLVLSKTNFPAEEYHDVKEFFERVVQKHAQPLVIKKKAN from the coding sequence GTGGATCGTGCCGCTGTAGAAATGACGGCTTTCCAGGGTGATAGTTCGGCCGCCGCAGTTTACCTCTACGATTTTGGCGAAGTTAGCTACCGTTACGATGATATCCGCGGGCTGGTGATGGTGATGGAATCCTGGATCAGGATCAAAATCCTTAAAGAGTCAGCCCTTGACCGAGCTTCTATTGCAATCAATACTTACGAAGGCAGCGGACCCGAGAATCAGGAAATGTTGGACGACATTCAGGGCTACACCTATAATATAGAGAACGGACAGGTTGTGCGAACGGCGATGGACAGAAAGTCGATTAAGCGGGAAAAAGCCACGGGTAAATATTATGCTTACAAATTCAACCTCGCCAATGCACGCAAAGGTTCGGTGATCGAATATTCGTACAGGCGTACAACGCCATTGACTGTCCGCGATAAACCCGCTCCCTGGTCTTTCCAGGCCTCCGTGCCGAGTAAGTGGAGTGAGTTCCGCATTACGATCCCGTTTTTTCTGGAATATAAAACAACCATGAGCGGTTACCTTCCTCTGTATATCAGCGAACAGGAGCCTACGGATGTGCATTTCAGCTTGTCCAAGCTTAACGGGCGCGGCGTCGCCTATCGTTTTGTTGTGAAGGATGCGCCTGCATTTGTCAACGAACCTTTTATAACGACGGAAAGTGATTATTTGTCCAAGGTTAATTTTGAGCTTTCCGTCATTCAGGTGCCTGGTGAAATATCGAAGCATTTTTCCAACACCTGGGACAATGTTGAAAAGACATTGAACGAGGCAAGCTGGTTTGGCGTAGAGTTGCGTAAATCATCATTCCTCAAAGCCAAGCGCGATGAAATTATACAGACCGCCAAGACGCCGGAGGAAAAAATGGAGCTTGCATACAGGCATCTGCAAAGCCATATGAAATGGGACGGTTCGTCGTATCTGGGTTCCAGAGATGGTGTCAAAAAAGCCTACGAAAATAAGGCAGGCAATGCTACTGAGGTGAATTTGATCCTCACTTCACTGCTTCGCGAATTAGACCTGAATGCTGATCCTGTGATCCTGAGCACGCGTTCCAATGGCAGGTTCCTGAAAGAAATCCCGCTTCTGGAAAGCTGCAATTATGTGGTCAGCCACGTTGAGATCGCCGGAAAAGAATATTTTCTGGACGCCACACAGCCCTATGCCAAGCTCGGCCTCCTTCCTGAGCATGCATTGAATGGTTATGGCAGGCTCGTCCCCAAAAAGGGAGCGGGGAGGTTTTTGGATATAAAACCGCTGGACGCGCAGACCAGACTGGAAATGGTGAATGCAAACATTTTGCCCGAAGATGGCAGCATTAAAGGCAGTTACAGCATTTCCTATGCGGGTTATGAAGCATTGCGCTGGCGCGACAAATATGTGAAAGAGCCCGATGACATTTATCACGAAGCGCTTAAAAAGCGGTCTCCGGAATGGAAAATCAGTAACATTGCAGTGAAGAATAGAAACGAGGATTTGAAAACAGCCGTTAATGTGGCTTGTGATTTTGAATTTGAAGACGAGAACGCTTCGCCTGATTTATTCTATTTTAATCCCATCATGGCCGGTCGCTGGGAAAGCAATCCGCTGAAATCCAAAGAAAGGATTTACCCGCTTGACTTCACCAGCGGAATGTCGGAATCGTTTATTGGCAATTATAAGCTTCCGGCAGGTTACGTTTTGGAAGAAATGCCAAAGGCAGAAATGGTAACCCTGCCCGAAAAAGCTGGAAAATTTGTTTATCAGGTGCGGCAGGCAGGCGATATGATCCAGGTTAGCAGTGTTCTCGTGCTCTCAAAAACAAACTTTCCGGCCGAGGAATACCATGACGTGAAAGAGTTTTTTGAACGCGTGGTCCAAAAACATGCGCAACCGCTGGTGATCAAGAAAAAGGCTAATTGA